The Curtobacterium herbarum genome contains the following window.
GGCCGCGGCCGGGGCGCCCGTCGTTCGGGACGTGCGGGTCGCCGTGCATCGTGTGTCCGACGCCGTGGCCGCCGAACTGCAGGTTCACGTCGTAGCCGGCACCGCGGGCGACCGAGCCGATCGCGGCCGAGACGTCACCGAGCTTGTTGCCGGGAGCCGCCTGGGTGATGCCCGCGGCGAGGCACTGCTCGACGGTCGCGATGAGTCGCTGGTCCTCGTCACGCGGGGTGCCGACCTGGACCGTGACGGCGGAGTCCGCCACCCAGCCGTCGACGCTCGCGGCGAAGTCCAGGCTGACCAGGTCGCCGTCCTGCAGGACGAGGTCGTACGGCAGGCCGTGGAGGGCGGCGTCGTTCACCGAGGTGCAGAGGTTCTTGCCGAAGGGGGACTTGCCGAAGGACGGGTGGTAGTCGACGTAGCAGCTCTCCGCCCCGCGCTCGGCGATCATGCGTGCGGCGACGCGGTCGAGGTCGAGCAGGTTCACGCCGACGTCGACGGTCTCGAGCAGGGCGTCCAGGACATCGGCGACGAAACGGCCGGCGACACGCAGTCCGTCGAGTTCGGCGGGGGTGCGGAGTTCGATCATGGGTCCATCCTGCCGGTTGGCTGCAGTGCGCTCGGTGTGGCATGATGAACGATCGTGCCCTGGCTGGACTCTGCCACGGGGGAGTCGCCGACACCGGGCACGTCTCGTTCTTTTTCCGAATTCGATCCGCGGCGACCCGTGTGCGTCCGCAGGAAGTGACACCATCATGCAGCTCCTCGACCACGTGACCGCCGGTGCCCTGCGCACCGACCACCCTGACTTCCGCCCCGGCGACACCGTCAAGGTCCACGTCAACATCGTCGAAGGCACGCGCTCGCGTATCCAGGTCTTCCAGGGTGTCGTCATCGGCCGCCAGGGCCACGGCATCGGCGAGACCTTCACGGTCCGCAAGGTGAGCTTCCAGGTCGGTGTCGAGCGCATGTTCCCCGTGCACTCCCCGATCATCGACCACGTCGAGATCGTCACCCGCGGTGACGTCCGTCGCGCGAAGCTCTACTACCTCCGCGAACTCCGCGGCAAGGCGGCCCGCCGCAAGATCAAGGAGAAGCGCGACAACTGATCGCCTTCACAGGGAGCGCCGGGAAGCCGGTTCCTCTGCGAGCCCCTCGTCCATGTACGGTTGTGCATCGGCGAGGGGCTCGTCCGTTCCTGGAGCCCGTCGCCGCCGGGGCGGAACCAACTCGGGTGCGGTGCCGGGAACAGGTCGACGAGAGCGGAAATGACGGACACGACAGAGGGTGAAGCCCGTCGGCCACGAACGGCGAAGAAGCCGCGCAACGGGGTCCTGACCTTCCTGCGGGACCTCGTCATCATCTTCATCGCGGCCCTCCTGGTCTCCTTCCTGGTGAAGACCTTCCTGATCCGGTCGTTCTACATCCCCTCCGAGTCGATGCAGAACACCCTGCAGGTCAACGACCGCGTCATCGTGAACGAACTGGTCCCCGGTGCCGTCAAGCTGAAGCGCGGCGACGTCGTGGTGTTCAAGGACCCGGGCGGGTGGCTCACCGGTGAGACCCTGCCGAACGTGCAGCCGACCACCTCGATCGGCAAGGCGGCGGACTGGCTGCTCACGCAGGTCGGCCTGGGCACCGGCGACAGCGACGACCACCTCATCAAGCGGGTCATCGGGCTGCCGGGCGACAAGGTGAGCTGCTGCAACGACCTCGGGCAGATGTCCGTCAACGGGGTCCCGCTCACCGAGCCGTACCTCAAGCTGCCCGCGGGGGACACCCGCGCGTCGCAGACCGACTTCTCCGTCACCGTGCCGAAGGGCACCATCTGGGTGATGGGCGACAACCGCAACAACTCGCGTGACTCCCGGTACAACGGCGACACCCCGTCGAAGGGCTTCGTGCCGCTGTCCGACGTCACCGGTCGGGCCTTCGTGATCTCGTGGCCGACGAACCGCTGGACCTGGCTGGACGACCACCCCGAGGTCTTCGCCGGTGTGGAGCAGCGGGACAAGTGACGCCGGTCCGGCCGTCCCTGCGGCTCGAGAAGTCGCTGCTCGCCGCCGGGCGGGTCACCGTCATCGGCGTCGACGAGGTCGGGCGCGGTGCGATCGCCGGCCCGGTCGCGGTCGGTGCCGCCGCCGTCACGATCGACGTCCGACGGGTGCCGCAGGGCCTCGCCGACTCGAAGCTCCTCAGCCAGGCACGCCGTGAGGCCCTGGTCCCCGTGGTCACACGCTGGGCACGGACCGCGGTCGGCATGGCGTCGGCGCAGGTCGTCGACGAGCAGGGCATCGTCGCCGCGCTCGGACTGGCCGGGTCCCGTGCCATCGGGACGCTCGTGCAGGACGGCGTCTCGCTCGACGGCGCCGTGGTCGTCCTCGACGGGTCCTTCGACTGGCTCACCCGCGCGTTGCCGGCGGAACACCGGCCGCTCGACGTCCAGGTGCGGGTGAAGGCCGATCGGGACTGCGCGTCCGTCGCAGCGGCGTCCGTCGTCGCCAAGGTCGCCCGTGACGACCTGATGATCGCGGCCCACGACGAGGCCCCGCACTACGCGTGGGCGTCGAACAAGGGCTACGGGTCGACGGCGCACTACGACGCGATCCGCGCGGTCGGTCCCCACGAGCTGCACCGGAAGACGTGGCTGCACGCGGCGACGAGCGTCGCCCTGGACGGGTTCGCGGAACTGGACGCCGTCGACGGGTGAGTCCGGTTCCGTCCGGTCGGGCGGTGATGTGCCCGACCTCGCTCTAGACTGGGCGGGCCATGGATGACGAAGAATTCGACGACTACGACCGCGAGGTCGAACTGGCCCTGTACCGCGAGTACCGCGACGTCGTGGGGCAGTTCCGGTACGTGGTCGAGACCGAGCGGCGGTTCTACCTGGCGAACGAGGTCGAACTCGTCCGCCGCGACACCGAGCACGACTTCTACTTCGAATTGACGATGAACGACGTGTGGGTCTGGGACGTCTACCGTTCCGACCGCTTCGTCAAGTCGGTCCGGGTGCTGACGTTCAAGGACGTGAACGTCGAAGAACTCACCGCGCGAGAACTCGAACTGCCGAAGGAACTCGCGCTCGACGAGTAGGGCTCGCCGGGGAATTCGACCGTTCGGCATTGTGCTGCGATACTCTGAGTCGTAATTACGACTCTGAAGGAGTGAGAAATGGCGCAGAAGGTCACTGTCCAGCTCGTCGACGATCTCGACGATTCGCCGATCGCCGCTGGCGATGGCCGAACGGTCGAGTTCGCGTTCGACGGTTCGTCGTACGAGATCGACCTGTCGAACGACAACGTCGACAAGTTCCGGGACGCGATCTCGGACTACATCGCCGCAGCACGCAAGACCGCCGGTCGTCGCACCGGCTCGGCGGGCAAGAGCCCGTCCGCCCCGAAGCGTGGGAACTCCGAGGAACTCGGGAAGATCCGCGAGTGGGCGAAGGAGAACGGGTACGAGGTCTCTTCCCGTGGCCGTATCTCGACGCAGGTGCAGGAAGCGTACGCAGCCGCACACTGAGCATCCGACCGGCGTTCGATCGCTGGTCACGGCATGAGCCGGACATTCCGTGAGGAATTGTCCGGCTTTTGTCATGTGGCGCACCATTGCCGCCGCTTTCTTCCTGCACAGGACGGTCGTTCTGCTCAGTTGTCCACAGATTGCGGGTACCGGCCCGATGGTTTCGTTCGCCGTTTCATCGTTGAGCCATGACGAATCAGCCAGACCGGCCGGAGCCGGACGGCGCTCCTCGCGGGCGTGATCGGCGCCGGGCGACGGGAAACGCCGGAGAAGACCAAGCTGCCCAATGGCTCGAGCGGCACGGATTCTCGATCATCGACCGGAACTGGCGATGTGCCCGCGGCGAAGTGGACATCGTCGCGCGGGACGGCGACACGATCGTCTTCATCGAGGTGAAGACCCGCACGGGGCAGACCACCGGGCACCCGCTCGATGCGGTGACGCCCCGGAAACTCGCACGCATCCGACAGCTCGTCCCCGCGTGGTTCCACGCCCACCGCGAACAGACGGCCCGGGCCATCCGGATCGACTGCATCGCCGTGACGATGATCGCGGACCACGTGGCGATCGAGCACGTCGAGGCGCTCGGATGAGCGACATCGGACGTACCTCGGCGGTGGCGCTGGTCGGCGTGCAGGGCAGCCTCGTCGAGGTGGAGGCCCACCTGACCAGCCAGCTGCCCGCGTTCAGCATCATCGGGCTGCCGGACACCTCGCTCGGCGAAGCCCGAGAACGCGTCCGGTCCGCGGCGGCCATGGCGGACTGTCCGCTGCCCGCCCGCCGGATCACGGTCAACCTGACCCCGGCGAGCGTCCCCAAGCGCGGCTCCGGGTTCGACCTGGCGATCGCGATGGCCGTCCTGGCCGCTGCCGGCACCGCGCCCGGGGCCGACCGCGGTGTCGTCTACGTCGGGGAGCTCGGGCTCGACGGACGGGTCCGACCGGTGCCGGGCATCATCCCGGTGGTCCTGGCGGCGCGGGCCGCCGGCATCGAACGGGTCGTCCTGCCGGTGGGCAACCTCACCGAGGCACGGGCGGTGCCGGACATCGCGCTCACGGCGGTGGACTCGCTCCGCTCGGCGGCGATCGACGCGGGCGCCGACCTGCCCGCTGGGTTCGCCGATCCCGTCCTGCCACCACCCGTGCCGGACGACGCGCTGCCGTCGCTGGAGCTGGCGGACGTCGTCGGCAACGCCATCGGGGTGCGCGCGGTCATCGCTGCGGCGGCCGGTGGACACCACGTCCTGCTGCTCGGACCGCCGGGCGCCGGCAAGACGATGCTCGCCGAACGGCTGCCGGCGCTGCTGCCGGACCTGGACCCGGACGCGGCACTCGAGGTCGCGGCCGTCCGCTCGGTCGCCGGCCACGGGGAGCGCTCGTGGACGGCGCGTCCGCCGTGGGAGGCCCCGCACCACTCCGCGTCCGCCGCTGCCCTGATCGGCGGCGGCACCGGGCAGCTCCGGCCCGGTGCGGTGTCCCGAGCGACCCGCGGTGTGCTGTTCCTCGACGAGGCGACCGAGTTCCCGCGGGCCGTGCTCGACGCGCTCCGACAACCCCTCGAAGCCGGGCGCATCACGGTCCACCGTGCCGGGG
Protein-coding sequences here:
- a CDS encoding histone-like nucleoid-structuring protein Lsr2 is translated as MAQKVTVQLVDDLDDSPIAAGDGRTVEFAFDGSSYEIDLSNDNVDKFRDAISDYIAAARKTAGRRTGSAGKSPSAPKRGNSEELGKIREWAKENGYEVSSRGRISTQVQEAYAAAH
- a CDS encoding ribonuclease HII, coding for MTPVRPSLRLEKSLLAAGRVTVIGVDEVGRGAIAGPVAVGAAAVTIDVRRVPQGLADSKLLSQARREALVPVVTRWARTAVGMASAQVVDEQGIVAALGLAGSRAIGTLVQDGVSLDGAVVVLDGSFDWLTRALPAEHRPLDVQVRVKADRDCASVAAASVVAKVARDDLMIAAHDEAPHYAWASNKGYGSTAHYDAIRAVGPHELHRKTWLHAATSVALDGFAELDAVDG
- a CDS encoding YraN family protein, which produces MTNQPDRPEPDGAPRGRDRRRATGNAGEDQAAQWLERHGFSIIDRNWRCARGEVDIVARDGDTIVFIEVKTRTGQTTGHPLDAVTPRKLARIRQLVPAWFHAHREQTARAIRIDCIAVTMIADHVAIEHVEALG
- the lepB gene encoding signal peptidase I, which produces MTDTTEGEARRPRTAKKPRNGVLTFLRDLVIIFIAALLVSFLVKTFLIRSFYIPSESMQNTLQVNDRVIVNELVPGAVKLKRGDVVVFKDPGGWLTGETLPNVQPTTSIGKAADWLLTQVGLGTGDSDDHLIKRVIGLPGDKVSCCNDLGQMSVNGVPLTEPYLKLPAGDTRASQTDFSVTVPKGTIWVMGDNRNNSRDSRYNGDTPSKGFVPLSDVTGRAFVISWPTNRWTWLDDHPEVFAGVEQRDK
- the rplS gene encoding 50S ribosomal protein L19, with translation MQLLDHVTAGALRTDHPDFRPGDTVKVHVNIVEGTRSRIQVFQGVVIGRQGHGIGETFTVRKVSFQVGVERMFPVHSPIIDHVEIVTRGDVRRAKLYYLRELRGKAARRKIKEKRDN
- the map gene encoding type I methionyl aminopeptidase, which codes for MIELRTPAELDGLRVAGRFVADVLDALLETVDVGVNLLDLDRVAARMIAERGAESCYVDYHPSFGKSPFGKNLCTSVNDAALHGLPYDLVLQDGDLVSLDFAASVDGWVADSAVTVQVGTPRDEDQRLIATVEQCLAAGITQAAPGNKLGDVSAAIGSVARGAGYDVNLQFGGHGVGHTMHGDPHVPNDGRPGRGLKLRPGLVVAIEPWLMQGTDELYQDEDGWTLRSVDGSRAAHVEHTVAVTEQGPEVLTLRRAQRDA
- a CDS encoding YifB family Mg chelatase-like AAA ATPase; its protein translation is MSDIGRTSAVALVGVQGSLVEVEAHLTSQLPAFSIIGLPDTSLGEARERVRSAAAMADCPLPARRITVNLTPASVPKRGSGFDLAIAMAVLAAAGTAPGADRGVVYVGELGLDGRVRPVPGIIPVVLAARAAGIERVVLPVGNLTEARAVPDIALTAVDSLRSAAIDAGADLPAGFADPVLPPPVPDDALPSLELADVVGNAIGVRAVIAAAAGGHHVLLLGPPGAGKTMLAERLPALLPDLDPDAALEVAAVRSVAGHGERSWTARPPWEAPHHSASAAALIGGGTGQLRPGAVSRATRGVLFLDEATEFPRAVLDALRQPLEAGRITVHRAGGSAEFPARCQLVLAANPCPCGNAGSTGGTACSCVPSAVRRYLGRLSGPLLDRIDIRVAVPRVTTGMLRADEGTTPTTDAARRTVLAARSRMVERLRGTGWTRNAEVTGSWLREDGRAAAGATDLLDRGLDLGTLTMRGWDRVMRLAWTMADLDADDRPERRHVERALALRTAL
- a CDS encoding DUF2469 family protein, with the translated sequence MDDEEFDDYDREVELALYREYRDVVGQFRYVVETERRFYLANEVELVRRDTEHDFYFELTMNDVWVWDVYRSDRFVKSVRVLTFKDVNVEELTARELELPKELALDE